A stretch of Mustela nigripes isolate SB6536 chromosome 6, MUSNIG.SB6536, whole genome shotgun sequence DNA encodes these proteins:
- the PPP1R1A gene encoding protein phosphatase 1 regulatory subunit 1A, whose amino-acid sequence MEQDNSPRKIQFTVPLLEPHLDPEAAEQIRRRRPTPATLVLTSDQSSPEIDEDRIPNPLLKSTLAMSPRQRKKVTRTTPTMKELQMMVEHHLGQQQQGEEPEGAAESTGAQESCPPGMKDTEAELRLGSSGRAQKPAEPIPKAQERGSEKPSKEEPTTHIPPLDSQGANSV is encoded by the exons ATGGAGCAAGACAACAGCCCGCGGAAGATCCAGTTCACCGTCCCGCTGCTGGAGCCGCACCTTGACCCCGAGGCGGCGGAGCAG ATTCGGAGGCgccgccccacccctgccaccctcGTGCTGACCAGTGACCAGTCCTCCCCAG AGATAGATGAAGACCGGATCCCCAACCCGCTTCTCAAG TCCACGTTGGCCATGTCTCCACGACAACGGAAGAAGGTGACAAGGACCACACCCACAATGAAAG AGCTCCAGATGATGGTTGAACATCACCTGGGGCaacagcagcagggagaggaaccCGAGGGAGCAGCTGAGAGCACAGGGGCCCAGGAGTCCTGCCCGCCTGGGATGAAAGACACAGAAGCGGAGTTAAGGCTGGGCTCGTCTGGGAGAGCACAAA AGCCTGCAGAACCCATCCCTAAAGCTCAGGAGAGGGGCAGTGAGAAACCCAGCAAAGAGGAACCCACAACCCATATACCACCATTGGATTCCCAGGGAGCCAACTCG GTCTGA